A window of the SAR324 cluster bacterium genome harbors these coding sequences:
- the scpB gene encoding SMC-Scp complex subunit ScpB, whose translation MVEEKKLTEVIETLLFVTPRSLTIQQLKDLVGTEPSTKELRQAVLQLNTEYELTGRVFRIEDVAGGFQMRTVPKVREWIRKVDSIKPFRLTPANLETLSIVAYKQPVTRAQIEFLRGVDSSSTLRTLLQRRLVRISGRAELPGRPTLYSTTKTFLEVFSLQSLKDLPTLAELDMEDESHDQLSLPLMETEL comes from the coding sequence ATGGTCGAGGAAAAAAAGCTGACTGAAGTCATTGAAACTCTCCTGTTTGTTACTCCTCGTTCGTTGACAATTCAGCAACTCAAAGACTTGGTGGGAACAGAGCCCTCAACAAAAGAATTGCGTCAGGCGGTTTTACAACTTAACACAGAATACGAGCTTACAGGGCGAGTTTTTAGGATTGAAGATGTTGCAGGGGGATTCCAAATGAGGACGGTACCAAAGGTCCGAGAATGGATTCGAAAGGTGGATTCCATCAAGCCATTTCGACTGACCCCAGCGAATCTGGAAACTCTCTCCATCGTTGCCTACAAGCAACCGGTCACGCGCGCGCAGATTGAATTTCTGCGAGGTGTCGATTCTTCCAGTACCTTGAGAACATTGCTCCAGCGAAGATTAGTCCGAATCAGTGGTCGAGCTGAACTACCAGGAAGACCAACACTCTATTCGACCACCAAGACCTTTTTGGAGGTTTTCAGTCTACAGTCTTTGAAAGACTTGCCCACGCTAGCTGAATTGGACATGGAAGATGAATCGCATGATCAACTCTCTTTACCTCTCATGGAAACTGAATTGTAA